In the Phaseolus vulgaris cultivar G19833 chromosome 7, P. vulgaris v2.0, whole genome shotgun sequence genome, one interval contains:
- the LOC137829440 gene encoding uncharacterized mitochondrial protein AtMg00300-like, which yields MGNDAQCKVVGEGTIKIKTHDRIVRTLTGVRYVPELKRNLISLGTLESHGCRYSAEGGVLKVSKGALVLLKAIRCDSLYVLQGSTITGSAVVASPNKDNTKLWHMRLGHISDKGILILKKKGHLGNHCTGKVDFCEHCIFGKQKKDTQNQRYFGLYSFGSLGSVKSSLLR from the coding sequence atgggaaacgatgctcaatgcaaagttgttggtgaaggaacaatcaaaatcaagacacatGATAGAATTGTTAGAACTTTAACAGGTGTCAGATATGTCCCTGAGTTGAAACGGAATCTCATTTCCTTAGGCACCCTTGAATCTCATGGGTGTAGATACTCAGCTGAAGGTGGAGTTTTAAAAGTGTCTAAAGGAGCTCTTGTGTTACTAAAGGCAATTCGATGTGATAGTTTGTATGTGCTGCAGGGTTCAACTATTACAGGTTCTGCAGTTGTTGCCTCACCCAACAAAGATAACaccaagttgtggcatatgagattaGGCCACATAAGTGACAAGGGAATTCTAATCCTCAAGAAGAAGGGTCACCTTGGTAACCACTGTACTGGAAAGGTTGATTTCTGTGAACATTGCATTTTTGGTAAGCAGAAAAAGGACACACAGAACCAAAGGTACTTTGGATTATATTCATTCGGATCTTTGGGGTCCGTTAAAAGTTCCCTCCTGAGGTAA
- the LOC137830404 gene encoding protein SMAX1-LIKE 3-like has translation MRAGVCSIQLQALTAEAATLVKQAVTLATRRGHAQVTPLHIATVMLATSTGLLRKACLQCHSHPLQYKALELCFNVSLNRLPASTPSPLLSPSYSTTPSLSNALVAAFKRAQAHQRRGSTENQQQPILALKIEVEQLIVSILDDPSISRVMREAGFSSALVKTRVEQAVSMEVCSQEQASEENTTKLQVLGGRNMSPPRSFTQFGGSFIKSMDHVSDEVAGVDDVTSALNALVSKRRNTVIVGESLASAEGVARGVMQRLERGNPQGELRFVQFVSLPLFSFRNISKEEVERKLLELRSLVKSHVGRGFILYLGDLKWLFEFWSSYCEQRTNYYSSVEHMVMELKKLVSGNGENGRLWLMGISTFRTYMKGKACHPSLETIWDLHPFTVPVGSLSLGLNFDSDFQVQERSKATFKDESFEERAKVRKHLTCCRDCALNFEKEAKSTVSTISKRDCTTTLPTWLKNCKEERSHVMDDQENAKLKDICKKWNSFCSSAHGYPSNLEKQFLFISSAPSSPTSVSSHERKSSLNLTHLNWPVISEPKEVPKECELYTETSVSDECYEGNLIMFMPERNIPKPDLLSNPNSSPNSASSSEAAEGLDSTQMFKEHNEENLMILSDALQKKVPQNKEMAKEIASTLLLCRSGMKKGENHLVKREDRQETWFFFLGIDSEAKEMVSKEVAKVVFGSYSNFVSIGVSSFSTSRGGDSTNDASKNKRARDEFGGSYLQRFGEAVNENPHRVFFMEDLEQVDHFSKKGVKKAIQNGTITLPGGESVPLKDAVVIFSCQNFSSASSPATTTSPSSDENMEKENINNSEDKIPYLSLDLNMAIEADAQKTVHLDEVTAEILELVDKQIKFQV, from the exons ATGAGAGCAGGAGTTTGCAGCATACAGCTACAGGCTTTGACAGCAGAAGCTGCAACCCTAGTTAAGCAAGCTGTTACTCTTGCCACAAGAAGAGGACATGCTCAAGTGACCCCTCTTCATATTGCTACTGTCATGCTTGCTACTTCCACTGGCCTTCTCCGCAAAGCTTGCCTTCAATGCCACTCTCACCCTCTCCAATATAAGGCATTAGAACTTTGCTTCAATGTTTCCCTCAACCGTTTGCCAGCCTCCACTCCAAGCCCTCTTTTGAGCCCTTCATATTCCACCACTCCCTCACTCTCCAATGCCTTGGTTGCAGCCTTCAAGCGAGCTCAAGCTCACCAACGCCGTGGCTCCACTGAGAACCAGCAGCAGCCCATTTTGGCCTTGAAGATTGAGGTGGAGCAGCTCATAGTCTCTATCCTTGATGACCCTAGTATTAGCAGGGTCATGAGAGAAGCTGGCTTCTCTAGTGCCCTTGTTAAAACCAGGGTTGAACAAGCTGTTTCAATGGAAGTTTGTTCACAAGAACAAGCTTCCGAGGAAAACACCACCAAGCTTCAAGTTCTTGGTGGTAGGAACATGTCCCCACCAAGATCTTTTACTCAATTTGGGGGCTCATTCATCAAATCTATGGACCATGTTAGTGATGAAGTTGCTGGTGTAGATGATGTAACTAGTGCTTTGAATGCACTTGTGAGCAAGAGGAGAAACACAGTAATTGTTGGGGAGAGTCTTGCTAGTGCTGAGGGAGTAGCTAGGGGAGTGATGCAAAGGTTGGAGAGAGGGAATCCTCAAGGAGAGTTGAGGTTTGTGCAATTTGTGAGTCTTCCTCTTTTCTCCTTCAGGAACATTAGCAAGGAGGAGGTTGAAAGGAAGCTTCTAGAGCTTAGAAGCCTAGTAAAAAGTCACGTTGGAAGAGGGTTTATTCTATACTTGGGTGATCTCAAGTGGTTGTTTGAGTTCTGGTCAAGTTATTGTGAGCAAAGAACAAACTATTACAGTTCTGTGGAGCATATGGTGATGGAGCTCAAAAAACTAGTTAGTGGAAATGGTGAGAATGGTAGATTGTGGCTTATGGGGATATCAACTTTTAGAACATACATGAAGGGCAAAGCATGTCACCCTTCTCTTGAAACTATTTGGGATCTTCACCCTTTTACCGTTCCAGTTGGTAGCCTCAGCCTGGGTTTAAATTTTGATAG TGATTTTCAAGTTCAGGAGAGAAGCAAGGCAACATTCAAGGACGAATCTTTTGAAGAACGGGCCAAAGTGCGCAAACATTTAACTTGCTGCAGAGACTGcgcattgaattttgaaaaagaagctAAAAGCACCGTCAGTACTATAAGCAAGAGAGATTGCACTACCACCTTGCCAACATGGCTCAAAAATTGCAAGGAAGAGAGAAGTCACGTGATGGATGATCAG GAAAATGCTAAGCTTAAAGATATCTGCAAGAAATGGAACTCATTTTGCAGTTCAGCACATGGTTATCCTTCCAATCTTGAGAAACAATTTTTGTTCATTTCATCCGCACCTTCATCCCCTACTTCAGTCTCTTCACATGAAAGAAAGTCTAGCTTGAATCTCACCCACCTAAATTGGCCAGTCATTTCTGAACCAAAAGAAGTACCCAAAGAATGTGAGTTATACACTGAGACTAGTGTTAGTGATGAGTGTTATGAAGGAAACTTGATAATGTTCATGCCAGAGAGAAACATCCCTAAGCCAGATCTTTTGTCTAATCCAAATTCTAGCCCCAATTCTGCTTCTTCAAGTGAGGCAGCGGAAGGTTTGGACAGCACTCAAATGTTCAAGGAGCATAATGAAGAGAATCTAATGATTCTCAGTGATGCATTGCAGAAAAAGGTTCCACAAAATAAAGAAATGGCTAAGGAGATTGCTAGCACTTTGCTTCTTTGCAGGTCAGGAATGAAAAAAGGAGAGAATCACTTGGTGAAGAGAGAAGATAGACAAGAAACTTGGTTTTTCTTTCTAGGTATAGATTCTGAAGCAAAAGAAATGGTCTCAAAAGAGGTAGCTAAAGTTGTGTTTGGCTCTTACAGTAACTTTGTCTCCATTGGTGTAAGCAGTTTCTCCACCTCAAGAGGTGGTGATTCCACGAATGATGCGTCCAAAAATAAAAGAGCAAGAGATGAGTTCGGTGGCAGTTATCTTCAGAGATTTGGGGAAGCTGTGAATGAGAATCCTCATAGGGTGTTCTTCATGGAAGATTTGGAGCAAGTTGATCACTTTTCAAAAAAGGGTGTTAAGAAAGCAATTCAAAATGGCACTATAACACTTCCCGGGGGTGAATCTGTGCCTCTCAAGGATGCAGTTGTCATTTTCAGCTGTCAAAACTTTAGTTCAGCCTCTTCTCCTGCAACAACTACTTCTCCATCTTCTGATGAAAACATGGAGAAAGAGAATATTAATAACTCAGAAGACAAaattccatacctttctttggaTCTGAACATGGCCATTGAAGCTGATGCGCAGAAAACTGTGCATTTAGATGAAGTCACTGCTGAGATCCTGGAGTTAGTTGACAAGCAAATTAAGTTTCAAGTATGA